The nucleotide sequence ACAAAGCTAAGATATAGCGAAGGAGGACTTATGCGTGCAGTGCTGATGGCCGGGGGTTCGGGGACACGGTTACGCCCGTTAACCTGCGATCTACCTAAACCGATGGTACCCATCTTAAACCGACCCATAGCCGAACATATCATTAATTTACTCAAGCGGCATCACATTACCGAAGTGATCGCCACCCTTCACTATCTGCCTGATGTGATGCGAGACTACTTTCAAGATGGAGATGACTTTGGAGTAGAAATCACTTATTCGGTAGAAGAAGATCAGCCGCTCGGAACTGCCGGCTGTGTGAAAAATATTGCTGAGTTACTTGATGATACCTTTATCGTTATAAGCGGCGATAGTATAACAGATTTTGATTTACAAGCGGCGATCACCTTTCATAAACAAAAACGGTCTAAAGCCACTTTAATTTTAACCCGAGTGCCCAATCCGGTCGAATTTGGCGTAGTGATTACTGACAAAGATTACCGCATTAATCGATTTTTAGAAAAACCCTCTAGTGGCGAAATTTTTTCGGATACCGTTAACACAGGTACTTATATTCTAGAACCCGAGGTTTTAGACTATCTTCCCGATAACGAAGAATGCGATTTTTCTAAAGATTTATTTCCTCTGTTGCTGGAAAAAGAGGAACCGATGTATGGATATGTCGCTGAGGGATACTGGTGTGATGTAGGTCATCTAGAGGCTTACCGAGAAGCCCAATATGATTCCCTATACCGCAAAGTTAAATTAGATTTTGATTATCAGGAAAAATCGCCGGGGGTATGGGTAGGAAGCAATACTTATATTGACCCCTCGGCCAAAATAGAAACACCTGTTATTATTGGCAACAATTGCCGCATCGGTCCCGGAGCCATTATAGAAGGAGGAACCGTTATTGGTGATAATGTCACCATCGGAGCCGGAGCAGACTTAAAACGCCCTATTATTTGGAATGGGGCAATGATCGGCGATGAAGCCTATTTGGCGGCTTGTGTCATTGCTCGCGGAACGCGCATTGATCGCCGGGCACAAATTTTAGAAGGAGCGGTGGTGGGGCCTTTATCTACAGTAGGAGAAGAAGCCCAAATCAATACAGGAGTAAGAGTTTGGCCCAGTAAACGCATTGAATCCGGAGCCGTGTTGAATATTAATCTAATCTGGGGCAGTACAGCCCACCGAAATCTGTTTGGTCAGCGCGGCGTGTCAGGATTAGCTAATATTGATATTACCCCTGAATTTGCCGTTAAACTCGGGGCAGCTTATGGCTCTACCGTCAAACAAGGCGCTAGAGTGATTGTCTCTCGAGATCAGCGTAGTGTTTCCCGCATGGTTAGCCGCTCAATTATTGGGGGGTTAATGTCGGTTGGGGTTCATGTTCAAAACTTACAGTCTACCGCCATTCCCATTTCTCGCACCATGGCCCCTAAATTAGGAGTAGCAGGGGGTATTCATGTTAGAGTGCATCCGGACCGCCCTGATAGTATTCTGATCGAATTTTTTGACGAAC is from Gloeothece verrucosa PCC 7822 and encodes:
- a CDS encoding mannose-1-phosphate guanyltransferase, coding for MRAVLMAGGSGTRLRPLTCDLPKPMVPILNRPIAEHIINLLKRHHITEVIATLHYLPDVMRDYFQDGDDFGVEITYSVEEDQPLGTAGCVKNIAELLDDTFIVISGDSITDFDLQAAITFHKQKRSKATLILTRVPNPVEFGVVITDKDYRINRFLEKPSSGEIFSDTVNTGTYILEPEVLDYLPDNEECDFSKDLFPLLLEKEEPMYGYVAEGYWCDVGHLEAYREAQYDSLYRKVKLDFDYQEKSPGVWVGSNTYIDPSAKIETPVIIGNNCRIGPGAIIEGGTVIGDNVTIGAGADLKRPIIWNGAMIGDEAYLAACVIARGTRIDRRAQILEGAVVGPLSTVGEEAQINTGVRVWPSKRIESGAVLNINLIWGSTAHRNLFGQRGVSGLANIDITPEFAVKLGAAYGSTVKQGARVIVSRDQRSVSRMVSRSIIGGLMSVGVHVQNLQSTAIPISRTMAPKLGVAGGIHVRVHPDRPDSILIEFFDEQGINISKAKEKKIEGAYFKEDLRRVGIQEIGNLAYPAGVIDSYRQTFETQLNVEAIRNSSSKIIIDYVYGVSGAILPELLTKFGCDAVVLNASLRQTAVSNPERETLLHQLGQVVEVLQASLGVQVSANGEQLILVDEGGLTIRGEQLTALMVNTIFVSYPRSTVVVPVNASSAVEQIARRHDGKVIRTKANPTALMEASQKNPNVALGGSGETGFIFPQLHPGFDGMFSVAKLLEMITIQERSLAQIRAELPRVYHKSYTLRCPWKVKGALMRHLVEIHPTEHLELIDGVKIINPHNDNWVLILPDAGEPLVHIYANSDDRDWVEQALKDYRHQVQDFIEQEQGELANV